Within Burkholderia sp., the genomic segment CAGGTGGATTTCCCGTCCTTTTGGACGCTCGCTTTTGCATTTGATACCTCGACCCTTGGGGTGAGGAATTTCGTTTTGGAGATGGTGATGTCTGACTTCCGTTCGTTCAACAACCGCAGCAAGCAGCCGAGGCCGTGGGCGCACCGGATCGGCACGCTGTTCATGGTCGGCCTGCTGACGGTCGGCATCTTCGCGTCGCCAGACGCGGAGGCTAGGCGGATGGGCGGCGGGCGCAGCTTCGGTCGCCAGTCGCAGATGGTCCAGCAGCGCCAGGCCATGCCGCCTGCTGCGCCGGCGGCATGGCCGGTCCAACAACGCGGCGCGAAGCAGCCTAACCGCTCGCGCTGGCTCGGGCCGATTGCTGGCCTAGCAACTGGCCTCGGTATCGCGGCCCTGCTGTCGCACTTCGGCCTGGGCGGTGCTTTCTCCAGCATAATGGCCGCCAACCTGATCATGGTTGCGCTGCTCGCCTTCATTGGCATCTGGATTGTGCACAAGCTGATGAACCGCACTCGAAAACCTGATCCCGCCTACGCGGGCGCCGGTTCGTCAATGAACCGCGGTGGTGGCTATGACACCGGCTCGAACGGCGGTTACGCGCGCCAGAACCACGGCTACGCCCCGGTACCGTTGCAACCGGCTTCGTCGAGCTATGCCAATGAGGCGGTCGGCGTGTTCAGTGGCGGCACGGCGAGAGCGGGCCTGGCGGCTGCTGGCATGACGCCTTCGGTGCCGGTCGGTTTCGACAGCGAGGCCTTCGTGCGTAATGCCAAGGTCAACTTCATCCGCCTCCAGGCGGCCTGGGACGCAGGCAACATGACCGACATCCGCGAGTTCACCACGCCGGAGATGTTTGCCGAGGTGAAGGTCGACCTGGCCTCGCGCGGCGCGGACAAAAACCAGACCGACGTGGTCCAGCTAGAGGCAGAGCTGTTCAGCGTCGAGGAGCACAGCAGCCAATACGGGGCAAGCGTGCGTTTCCACGGCCTGATCCGCGAGGCACCGGGCGCCTCGGTTGAGCCCTTCGAGGAGGTCTGGAATTTCACTAAGTCTGGCAACGAAGGCTGGATGCTGGCCGGCATCCAGCAGATCAACCTACACTGAGCAAGGCCGGCGCGCCGGCCCTGGAGGCATCACCGATATCACGCCGGAACAGGGCCGGACCGATCCGACGTTACAATAGAAACCCGCGCAGGCATCCTGCGTGTGCGGTTTTTTACTCAGTCCGATGACCTTTGCCGCCAAGTCTTTCGCCGCTGCTGTCAACCATCTGCTTGCCCGCGAATCCTGGGCGTCTAAACGCCTGCTTCCCTACGCTGGGAAAACCGCCAGGCTCGAATTCCCCCCGCTGACCCTGTCGCTGCTGGTGCAGCCCGATGGCTATTTTGCCTCCGTCGAGGCCCACGAGGCACCGCAGCCCCACGTCTCGATCACTCTCCTGGGCGGTGCGCGGCGGTCGCCGTTCGACGCCATCACGGCCTTCGTACAGGGGGGCAGGCCGCCGTCATGAAGCACGTCAAGCTGGAGGGCGATGCTGAATTCGCCACCCAGCTTGCCAAGCTCGCCGAACACCTGCGCTGGGAACCCGAGGAGGATCTGGCCAGCGTGCTCGGTGACGCTCCCGCCCATCGGATTTTCGCCCTGGTGCGTTCGGCATGGAACGAGGCGCGTTGTACTGGCCGTAATCTGGTCGACTCGCTGAGTGAATATTTTCTCGATGAAAACCCGCAGGTCGTGCGTCGCGCCGCGCTCGGCGAGTTCGACGCCGAACTCGTCCGCGCACGCGATGCCCTGGCCCGCATTGAGAAGCGAATCGAGCGCCTAGAACAACGATCCGGCCTACCGGCGCGGGCCGCCACCCATGCTGGTGGGCACTGAGGGCAATCATGCATGCGCATTTTCCGTTTCATCAAAATCGTCTATACCTTGATCCGCTTCGGCCTCGACGAGGTCATGCTGTCGTGCATCGACGATCGCCGCATCAAGCTGCTGCTGCGCATCACCACCATCGGTCGCCGTTTTGCCGATTCGCCGGCGGTGCGGCTACGCCGCGCACTCGAAAGTCTTGGGCCGATCTTCGTGAAGTTCGGCCAGATGCTGTCGACCCGCCGCGACGTGCTGCTGCCTGATTTCGCGAGCGAGCTGACCAAGCTGCAGGATCAGGTTCCGCCCTTCGATTCAGCACTGGCCATGTCGCTGGTCGAAAAATCGCTGGGCGCTTCGATTAGCGCGCTGTTCGATGAGTTTGAACCGGTTCCGGTGGCCAGCGCCTCGATCGCCCAGGTACATTTCGCCAAGCTCAAGGAAGGCGTGCACGCTGGCAAGGAAGTGGCCGTCAAGGTGCTGCGCCCGAACATGCTGCCGGTGATCAACTCGGACATGGCGCTGTTACGCGACATCGCCACCTGGGCCGAGCGGCTCTGGCCTGACAGCCGGCGCCTCAAGTTGCGCGAGGTGGTGGCCGAGTTCGACAAGTACCTGCACGACGAGCTCGACCTGGTGCGCGAGGCTGCCAATGGCAGCCAGCTATGCCGTAATTTCGCCGGACTCGATTTGCTTCTGGTGCCGGAGATGTTTTGGGACTATAGTTCCTCCTCCGTGCTGGTGATGGAGCGCATGAAGGGCGTGCCGATCAGCCAGGTCGACACGCTGCGTGCGGCTGGCGTCGATCTCCCAAAGCTAGCGCGCGAGGGCGTCGAGATCTTCTTTACCCAGGTCTTCCGCGACGGCTTCTTCCACGCCGACATGCACCCCGGCAATGTGTTCGTGAGCCTCGATCCGAACCATTTCGGTCGCTATATCGCGCTCGACTTCGGCATCGTCGGCGCGCTCTCCGACTTTGACAAGAACTACCTGGCGCAGAACTTCCTGGCTTTTTTCAAGCGCGACTACCATCGTGTCGCCACCCTGCACCTCGAGTCGGGCTGGGTGCCACCGCATACTCGAGCCGAGGAACTTGAGAGTGCGATCCGCGCCGTTTGTGAGCCGTATTTCGACCGCGCACTGAAGGAGATCTCGCTGGGCCAGGTCTTGATGCGCCTGTTCTCCACTTCGCGCCGCTTCAACGTCGAGATCCAGCCGCAGCTGGTGCTGCTGCAGAAGACCATGCTTAACGTCGAGGGGCTGGGCCGTTCGCTGGACCCGGAGCTCGATCTCTGGAAGACCGCCAAGCCCTATCTCGAGCGCTGGATGACCGAACAAATCGGCCTGCGCGGCTGGTACGAGTGCTTCAAAGTTGAGGTGCCGCAATGGAGCAAGACGCTGCCGCAGTTGCCGCGCCTGATCCACCAGGCGTTTGCGGAGCGGCACGATTCTCCGCGCGGGCTCAGCGACGAACTGATGCAGCAGATTCTGACCGAGCAGAAGCACACCAACCGGCTGTTGCAGGCCCTGCTGGTGTTTGGGCTGGCGGTCAGCGTCGGCGTGGCGCGTGTACTTCTGGTATTGGCGGTCTGCCCCTGAGCGCGGCGAATCGGCAGAGCCTGACCCGTGATGGGCGATCAATATTCGCGGCGATGCTGTCGGCGGCGGTATCGGGAGAGAGATGAGTGATACCAGCAAGCAGGCCGGCGCTGCAACGCCGACCTCTGCACAAATATCGACCACCCCGCCGTTTCAGGGTCGGCAGCCGATTTCGTGAGCCGGGTAGCGCCGTGTTCTGCGACGAACGTTTCGAACACGGTTTCGTGCCTTGAGACCTGGTGTGCGTGTCCGATGCGTTAGCCGCCTTCGAGGTCGCGTCCGGTGTTAATCATTGGCTTCGGCAGCGCGCACGAAGTGCTCTAGCTGGTAATGCAGACTGATGTGGTGGCGCTATTGCCCGAGGGCGGCTCGTTTAGCTGGCCGCCTCTTCATCGGTGCCACGGCCCAAGGGCCACAAGAAGACACTGTTCTCGGGAGCGACCGCAATGCGCTCGATACTTTGCTCTGGCCGTATGTTACCCTCGAAGAAGTGCGACCGGTCACGAATTCGCTGCCGGTGTTCGAAGGGCGCGCGCAATGGTTGAGTTGGTGTCGACGCTCGGGAAGCTGAGCGGGCTTTATGCAACAACGCCTCAAAAACCTGACATCGAATAGCGGCACGGAGTTTGCCTCGCACGAGCAAATTACCCAGATCACTGTCGATCCGTAGTCTATTTCGCCAACCCATACCACTCGTAGAAACGAGGCCTGAACGAGCACAGCAATGATGGGCTCATCTGCAGGTTTTATCCTCAAGGCGTTGTTGCATAAATCGAGTGTGAGGATGCAATAGCATCGACGGGCATAATTTCAGGCGATACGAACGGATTGCGGACGAGCGAGGTCCGCCATACGGTTGATGACGCCGACTCGCAGGCGACCGAGGTCGCCTGCGAGTCGATGTGACGCGCCCAGAGACAGTTGCCGGTGAGGGTCTTGAACCGATACATCGCATTCTCGGCAAGCGATCGCCGGTGGTAGCCACTGTCTTGCTTCCATTCTCGATGACCGTCACAGGCAATTGCATCAACCGCGACATTACGCCACGCCGCACCGGGCATATCCGCTGGCCAATGAACGGCACCCTCGCGTGGCGGAATCGAAGGAATAGCACTGCGTGCAGCCATGGCCGGATGGGATGGCTTGGTGTCGTAGGCACCATCACCGCCGATGACATCGATTTGTTCTTCGCGTGGAATCTGGTCGAGCAACTTGGCCAGAGCGTCACCGTCAGCCACATTCTGATTCGTCATTAGCGCGGCATGCACTTGACCCGTATTCGCGTTGAGCGCGAGACGGACTTTACGCCACGTGCGCCGCTTCGAGTAGCCGTGCTGGCGCACCCTTCCATTCACCTTCTCCATAGACCTTCAGACCAGTGCTGTCGACATCCAGATGGATCGGTTCATTGTCACGAAGGATCGGCAGTTCGACATCAAGCGTTTTTGCCCGGCGACAGAGCGTGGTGTAATTCGGCGCCGGCAAGCTCGGGAAGGCCAGATCGCGCAGACTTTGGGTGAAACCTTGCAGGGCGCGCAACGTCAGTCGATAGACGGTCTTCACGCCAAGTAATGTCTGAATCAGCGTATCGCCGTATAGACACGGGCGACCACGTGTGGGTATGGCATCGGGCATTCTGGCAAGGACGGCTTCATCTATCCATATTGTTACGTTCCCCCGGTGGATCAGGCCTTTCATTATAGGCCGCCCAATTCCTGACACGGTAGCGTGCCTTCGGCTCACCTTTTTTGTGTATGTCCTTGCGCATTTTCTTGGCAAAAATTAGGCAGTTACTCTGAAATCTGACTTGATAGGAGGCTGGCCCCGCGACCGTTGCGCGTAAACGTCAACGGATCTCGCTCGATTTATGCAACAACGTCCCTCAGGGGACCGACTTCAACGTCGTCAGCGACCACCAGTTCGAGGTACTCGAACATACTCTCACTATCCGAGGACAGAAATCCCTCGGCTTTCGCTCTCTGAATGAGGTCTTTTTAGACTACTCGAGAGCGTTGTAAACCCACCTAGGTTTGTTGCGTTTTACTTAGGAATAAATCCCCATGACTTGTACAAAGCCACTCGCCAGATTCATCAGGGCACACTCGCTGCTCGTGCCAAACGAGGTACTGAACGCCGACCGGTGCCGTCTCGCTTAATCTCGAGCACGATTCCATCGTCAACTAGGTTGGAATCAGGGTTCATAAACAGGTTCACGTTGCATGACAGAGGCGACAACTACTTTGACGCGCGCCTGGCTATCGTCGGCATGAGAGTACTTGTACACATTCGGAGCGAGGCGGCGGCGCGGGCACCGCCTCGCCGCTCTGCCGTTTGCTGTAAGTTACACCTCCGCCGGGCAATGCAGCGTAGGCAGTCGCTAGATGATAGGGCGTGGTGGAGGGGAGGTCGGCGCGCGAAATCTCGCCGTCCGCGCGCTTACACTCGTACCAGCCGCGTGGATGCAAGAAGCGGGCGGCAAAGCGCTCAATCTGCCGCGCGAGATCGGGCGAGCCGGGCTGCACGCCGCGCGTGGCCAGCGCGCGCAGGTACTCGGTCTGCACCCAGATCCGCTGGGTCGCATCGAGACAGGCGCCGCTCACATCTGTGGCCGCGCATACGCCACCCGTGGCCGCATCGACGCCGTGCCGTTCGGCGAACAGATAGGCGCGCTCGAGCGCGTCGGGCAGGCCCGTCGCGGCGAGCCGCTCGCCGGCCACGCTGACCAGGTGGTACCACTCGAACTGATGGCCAGGCTCGAGGCGGTTGCCGATCGTGCCGAGCGGCAGCTCCGCGACGCAGCCCGTAGCGCTGTCGACGAAGCGCCGTTCGACCGCGCCTGCGGTGCGCAGCAGCGCGTCGTCGAAGACGTGGTCGCCGAATGCGTCGCCGGCGGCGAGCCAGGCTTCGGTCAGGTGCATCAGCGGATTCTGCAGCGGGCCGCAGTCGAGCGGTGAGAAATCCTCGGCGCGCACGGCATCGAGGCAGGCCTCGCCCATGCTCGGCGCAAAGCGGTCCTCGATCAGCGCAGCGGTATGCTCGGCGAGCCGCCGCGTGTCGAGGTTACCGGAGGCGGCGAAGTAGGCGGCGCAGGCGAACACGATAAAGGCGTGGGTGTAGAGATCCTTGTTGCGATTGAGCGGCGAGCCTTGCGCGTCGACGCTATAAAACCAGCCGTCGTAACGCGGATCGCGAAAATGACGGCACAATCCGTCGAACAGCATGTCTGCGTGAGCCAGCTCGCCCGCCTCGGCGAATACGAACAACTGCCGCGCGCAAGCTATCGCGCGAAAGCGCGAGACCTGCAGCGGCGCATGCGTGTCGGGCGCGACGGCTTCGCACGGCAGCCCGATGCCGGTGTCGAAACCGGGGCCGCGCCACAGCGGCAGCACGATTTCTGCGAAATGCCGGCGTAGTTCAGCGGCCTGGATCGTGGCGGAGCGAGTAGCGGACATCATAGAACTGAACTCTTAGGTCGCTCAAGGTACGTCGAGGACAAGGGGGCGGCGGAGCACCCTATCCAATCATGCGGCCAGCGACCCTATTGGGTCGACACAATAACAGGACGGAGAGAAGGCATGTTCAATAATATCGAACTCGTCTCGCGGCTAGTGCTGGCCGCCGCACTCGGCAGCGTCATCGGTTTCGAGCGCGAACGCCTGTCCTGGGCGGCAGGCCTACGCACCCACATGCTGGTTTGCGTCGGCTCCGCGCTGATCATGATCGTCTCGGCATTCGGCTTTGCCGACGTGCTCGGCAAGCCGGATATCGTGCTCGACCCGTCGCGGATTGCCGCGCAGGTCGTATCGGGCATCGGCTTCCTCGGTGCCGGCTCAATCCTGATGCGCGGCGAGATCGTGCGCGGCCTGACAACGGCGGCCAGCCTCTGGTCGGTCGCCGCAGTGGGACTGGCGGTGGGCGGCGGGCTCTACGTGGCGGCGATTGCGGCCACCGTGATCGTACTGGTGATCCTGGCTGGTATCAAGCCGCTCGAGAAGCGCTACATTACCGTGCGACAACGACGGCACATGTCGTTGCTGGTCGATCGCGGCGCGCTAACCTTCATCTCGCTGCACACTGCACTCGGCAGTGACAGCACGCGCGTCAAGCAGTTCATCGTGCAGCAGAGCGAGGAAAACCCCGAATGCGATGACGTAACGATCTCGCTGGCGCGCGTGTCGCCGATCGAATACCAGCGCATTTCTGCGCAGCTACGGCACCTACCAGGTGTGCAGGTGTTCAAGGAGCAAGAAGGCGTAACGGGCGCCGAGTGAGAGGCGGCGTAGCGCTCGCGAGCCGGCCAGACACATGGAGCGGGGCTGGTGGTGCGCGTCAAGGAAGACCGCTACACGGCGTTGTTGCATAAATCGAGCGAGATCCGTTGACGTTTACGCGCAACAGTCGCGGGGCCAGCCCCCTATCAAGTCAGATTCCAGGGTAATCTGCCTAATTTTTGCCAAGAAAATGCGCAAGGACATACACAAAAAAGGTGAGCCGAAGGCACGCTACTGTGTCATGAATTGGGCGGCCTATAATGAAATGAAGGCTTGATCAACCGGGGAAACATAACAATATGGGGATAGATGCAGCCGTCCTTGCCAGAATACCCGATGCCATGCCCACACGTGGTCGCCCGTGTCTATACGGCGATACACTGATTCAGGCATTACTTGGCGTGAAGACCGTCTATCGACTGACGTTGCGCGCCCTGCAAGGTGTCACCCAAAGTCTACGCGATTCAGCCTTCCCGAGCTTGCCGGCGCCGAATTACACCACGCTCTGTCGCCGGGCAAAAACGCTTGATGTCGAACTGCCGATCTTTCGCGACAATGAACCGATCCATCTGGTTGTCGACAGCACCGATCTGAAGGTCTATGGCGAAGGTGAATGGAAGGTGCGCCAGCACGGCTACTCGAAGCGGCGCACC encodes:
- a CDS encoding TIM44-like domain-containing protein; this translates as MSDFRSFNNRSKQPRPWAHRIGTLFMVGLLTVGIFASPDAEARRMGGGRSFGRQSQMVQQRQAMPPAAPAAWPVQQRGAKQPNRSRWLGPIAGLATGLGIAALLSHFGLGGAFSSIMAANLIMVALLAFIGIWIVHKLMNRTRKPDPAYAGAGSSMNRGGGYDTGSNGGYARQNHGYAPVPLQPASSSYANEAVGVFSGGTARAGLAAAGMTPSVPVGFDSEAFVRNAKVNFIRLQAAWDAGNMTDIREFTTPEMFAEVKVDLASRGADKNQTDVVQLEAELFSVEEHSSQYGASVRFHGLIREAPGASVEPFEEVWNFTKSGNEGWMLAGIQQINLH
- the ubiB gene encoding ubiquinone biosynthesis regulatory protein kinase UbiB, encoding MRIFRFIKIVYTLIRFGLDEVMLSCIDDRRIKLLLRITTIGRRFADSPAVRLRRALESLGPIFVKFGQMLSTRRDVLLPDFASELTKLQDQVPPFDSALAMSLVEKSLGASISALFDEFEPVPVASASIAQVHFAKLKEGVHAGKEVAVKVLRPNMLPVINSDMALLRDIATWAERLWPDSRRLKLREVVAEFDKYLHDELDLVREAANGSQLCRNFAGLDLLLVPEMFWDYSSSSVLVMERMKGVPISQVDTLRAAGVDLPKLAREGVEIFFTQVFRDGFFHADMHPGNVFVSLDPNHFGRYIALDFGIVGALSDFDKNYLAQNFLAFFKRDYHRVATLHLESGWVPPHTRAEELESAIRAVCEPYFDRALKEISLGQVLMRLFSTSRRFNVEIQPQLVLLQKTMLNVEGLGRSLDPELDLWKTAKPYLERWMTEQIGLRGWYECFKVEVPQWSKTLPQLPRLIHQAFAERHDSPRGLSDELMQQILTEQKHTNRLLQALLVFGLAVSVGVARVLLVLAVCP
- a CDS encoding MgtC/SapB family protein; its protein translation is MFNNIELVSRLVLAAALGSVIGFERERLSWAAGLRTHMLVCVGSALIMIVSAFGFADVLGKPDIVLDPSRIAAQVVSGIGFLGAGSILMRGEIVRGLTTAASLWSVAAVGLAVGGGLYVAAIAATVIVLVILAGIKPLEKRYITVRQRRHMSLLVDRGALTFISLHTALGSDSTRVKQFIVQQSEENPECDDVTISLARVSPIEYQRISAQLRHLPGVQVFKEQEGVTGAE